The genomic interval GATTCGACCAAATCTGGAACGGGAAAATAACTCGCATGGAAGTATTTTCTTCGAATTTAACTTATTTTATGATTGTATAGCTTATTGGAAGAAGAGTACCAAAAAAATACGAAACTGGGCTACTTTTTTGTTTTTAATGACTGCTATAATAATGATCTTAATTATGAGTACATGGGTCGAACTATAGATGAACGATTGCATAAGTGAATTTCTTTTACATTTTCACTGAAAGATCAATTAAGCAGCATCCAAGCATAGATCGTGCAAATTCTGTTCGGCTGATCCATTTGTAAATCCGCGCGAATCCGTAGTACTGATGACCATTTAACCCGGGCGGAGAGCATTTTTATTAGGTACAGTCTCGGATATAGTTTTGAAAAGACTAATTGATCGGGAAAAAAAACGAAATTTGACCGGATCATCATTTTTTTAAATGACCATATATGGAGAAATGATCCATGATCAGTGTCCCCTCGTATTGTCGAAAAACTCATCCGGAGCTTTAACCTATGTTCTTGATGAGTGAAAAACGTTGATCTTTGACAGAAGACAAGAAGTATCTGGATAACTATCGATCACTGCTACAGACGAAGCCGGCGCAGAGGTATGGACTGCAAACTACAGTGCTTTCGGGGAAGTTCTGGCAACCACCGGCAGCCTTGACCAGGAACCGGTGTACACCGGAAAAAGCTATGATGCGGATGCGCAGTTGTATTATTTCAATGTGTAGCGATTTGAAAAATCGCGAACCCGAATTGCGGCAGTGTTTTCGAAGAAAATCACGAGAGCAATTCGAGGACCCGGTGGTATGACCCGGAGCTGGGGCGGTTTATATCGGAGGACCCGATTCAGGACGGAGTAAACTGGTATGTGTATGTGAGTAATAATCCGTTGAAGTTTGTTGATCCGACGGGGTTGGATTATATTTATTTAAATGACAATAATGGAGCAAATTGGCAAGGACATGCTGCGGTGATTGTTGGAAACGATGATATCGGCTATACATATTATTCGAAGGATGGAAAACACCCAGAAGATCCGACTAGTAGAACAGCAAGAGGGAACCACAGAGTAGTAATTAAGAGAGGTGAATTAGGAGATTTTCTTAAGTCAGAAGAAATTGCTGGTCGTTATGAAAAGATTATTCGTATAGAAACAACACAAGATCAGGATGAAGCCATGAAAAAAATTGCAGAAGAAGACTGGGATACCGAATATGACTTTTCTACGAATAATTGTGGAGACTTAGCAAAAAATGTTGGTATTGCCGGTGGTCTATTAAACAAGTGGGACGGTACTGTATATGGTGTTACTCGTCCCAATACACTTAAGAAAAGGGTTCAAGAGGCAGCGTTTATTTCTTCCCTAAAACACACGCTCCGAAGATTCTGGGACAAAGTAACTGGGCATCAGGATTCGCTTCCGGATACCAGCAATAATGATAATCCGCAACCATCGAAAGAGTCTGATTCTGACGATAGAAAAACCAACGACAGTGATAAGAAACAAAAGGATACTTCAAACAAATCACAGGAATCAGAAAGCGGATCAATCATTTGTACGGAATTATACCGGCAAGGTTTAATGGCAGAAGAGATTTACCGGGCCGATGAATTATTCGGCAGAATGGTAGAAACGAACTTTCCATTAGTAAAAGAAGGTTATCTGATAATCGCCCGACCGATTGTTAATGCAATGAGAAAATCTGCATCCTTTACTGTAATGGTAAACAAGTTTGCCAAACCATGGTCCAGGCAGATGGCATATATGATAGGTGCTTCGGATGAGCAGAATCTTGCAGGAGCTGTTATTATGATTCTTGGTGTACCTCTTTGCTTCGTAATTGGGTTTCTGTATAAGTATGCAATTCTGCTGGAAATTATGATACTCATATTCTTATTCAGGAGAACTGCAAAAGGAATAGTATGGAATCTACATGGAATAAAATAATACTTGTGTGTTTAACTATAGCAGGTACAGGAATGAATAGCCTATTCGCCATGGGAAAGCAGCCCGGGCAATTTGATCTTGATACTACTGATTATGCAATGCTGACTTCGTATGATTCGTGTAGTGTAGTATATCATGGACGGAATTATATTTTTGAAGAGAAAGGAATATGCGATACTGTTGTCGGCAAGCTATTTATCTTTCTCAATGATGAAGAGTTTATAGTTTATCAACGGCCTGCAATATCGTTGATAGATTTCCGTCGCGGAGAAGTGGTCAAGAAGTATGAGATAGGGGATATTGATTTTATAGCCCGTACAGAAAAAGAAAATGAGATCATTCTTTTACATGAACGAAAATTCATCAGGTTTAATATTGATACCGGGGAAACCTTAAGGGAGTTCTCTTTTTCTCCGGAGGAATATACTGCTGAAGGGAATCCGACATATCCGGTTTATTATTTTGAACCCTATGAGATATCCTTAGCTCCCGATCGTAACTCGTTTTTCTTTTCAGGGTATCATAGAGGCAACAATAGAAGGAAAAGAATCTACGAATATTCATTAAATGATCATAGTATACGTTTTGTTGTGGATGGAGACTCCCCACAATATATTGAGTCCCAAGGACTACTATATTTTATAAATACACAGAATAATCAAATTAACTCTTTGGATCTGCTTTCAAATGCAGTTGCCTCTGTTGTTAAAGTAAATCTGAGAAGTATTCCAATTACAGATTTTAAGTACCTGGATGGAAAACTGTTTTTCAGTCACTTATCGGAAGAGCGATCCTTTAAAGGTGTTCGTAGGCCTATCTATAAAGTATATTTTAATGGGGAATTGTACGATATTGAGACCGCTGGAAAGTTATACAAATCGCCTTTTGACGTAATTCATATCGATCCTGATAAGAAAGCTGAACGAAATAGAGAATAAGAATGCATGGATACGGATTAACCGTGCTGAGCCGTACCGTTTTCTTGAAGAATGGCGGTGGCAGTTTCAATGATTTGTTCGGAGCATAAAAGTGAACCACTGATGATATAGGGTAAAACAAAGAAGCATCCACGGACGCAAGCGGAGTGGAGGTATGGACTGTGCAAACTACAGTGCCTTTGGGGAAGTTCTGGCAACCACCGGCAGCCTTGACCAGGAACCAGTGTACACCGGAAAAAGCTATGATGCGGATGCGCAGTTGTATTACTTCAATGTGTAGCGATTTATAATGAGCCCAGGAAACAAGACAGCTTCTGGGGGTGCCTTTAAGGTGTAACTCTCGCCTTAAAGGGAGCAGATAGGTATAGTAGTACCATGAGGAAGAGCTACAACACCGCATTCAAATCGAAAGTGGCACTTGAGGCTATCAAGGAGCAGGAGACCATACAGCAGATTGCACTTAAATACGATGTGCATCCGAACCAGGTATCGCAGTGGAAAAAGCAGCTGCCGGACAATCTTCCTGCGACTTTCGAGCGTCCTAATAAGAAGCGAGAAGAGGAGCGCAGGCTTGAGCAGGAGCGCGACCAACTGCTGCGAACTGTTGGAGAACTGACAGTTGTGAACGAATTTCTCAAAAAAAACACCGCGAGTATTACGGGAAAGATCCGGAATGATTGATCCGAACCATCCCGAGCTGAGCATAGCGCAGCAGTGTCGTACTCTTGAGGTCACTCGGAGCTCCTACTACCGCAAAGGTGGACATTCCGGTTAAAACTGCCACTGATTCCGGTTGAATCCTGCCACCCTGTGATCCTCAATCAACCTGCTGAAATAGTAACCTGAGGTGGCAGGTTTGAACCGGAATGCCCGGCAGATTAAATCCGGAATCGATGGCAGGTTTGCTCCGGATTTTCCAATTTTTCCTGATGTTCAGAAGATTTCTATTATAACACCCCCAGAAACGGCCCACAGATTTGTACCAACCAGGTACAGCGTGTTGATCCTCTCCATACTCAGATACTTTACGTTCTTTTGCGATGTATTTCGCCAGATAATGAGGTAATCCTTTTTTATTCCTTACCGAGTCCATGGAATATAAAGTCCTCTTCTGCCGGACACAGGGTTTCTTCCTTCCAGGTTTTTAGCAGTCTAAGGGTAACCCCTGGTACAATTACCCCCCGTTGTTCTCTGCTCTTGGTCGTACCTATCGAGTTGTCATTCTTCACAGCTTGTTTAATCAGCACGGCTCTTTCATTCAAAAGTATGTGTTTCCATTGTAACGCGATAGTTTCACCTACCCGCATACCACTAGTCACCATAAGCGTAAACAGTGTTGCGGCGTACCGTTCTCCCCATACACTGATCAGCTTTTCTTCATTCCTCGGGAACAGTATTGCTAACTCTTTACTATCAAAAGCGTCCCTGTTTCTGTAGTTATTAGCCAAGGGTTCGACTTCCCCTAAAGGGTTGTAGCGGATAAGCCCTTCCCGCTTCGCCTCTTTCAGAATGATGTTGAGGCTGTAGGTGATCCCATTCTTTGTCCCATTTGCCAGTGAGAGCCCTATAAGCCACTTTTCATACTCAACTGGACCCCCCCCCCCCCCCCCCCCCCCCCCCCGATGGAGTTTACGTAAACTCCACTCAGGAAAGATATACCGCTCCAGATGCGATCTTCTGGACTGCGCCCATTTCTCGGATATCTGTTTGCCTTTAGCTTTTTGTCTTTCTATCCAGCCGCATTTTTCCCAGATGTAGAAATCCCTGGCGTATTCCTGCAAAACCTTGTTAGTCTGCAGACCTTCTGACATAACCTTGTTTATATAGGCCCTGGCATCTCTTATGTTCTTACACTTGGTTGTATGAAAAGTTTTTTCATAGGGTCGTTTCCATTAATAGTAGCCATTTTTCTTTTATTTAGATGGTATCGACCATCTTCTACTTCACTCATAGGTGAGATTCTACAGTCTGTTTCACAATCCTGTCAAATGAGCAGAAAAAAAGCACCAAACCGGGCAGTTTGATGCTTTAAGTCTTTGCCTTGTAGGCATTTACCTTTGGGCGACAATGGATTCGAACCATCGACCCCTTGCGTGTCGAGCAAGTGCTCTAACCAACTGAGCTAGCCGCCCGAAATTACAGGGGTACTTGTATCATATTATTTCAGGCTCATCAATACCCTTTCGAGAACTTTCTTGCGATCCAGGGGTTTGACGATATAATTCTTGGCACCAAGCAGCAATGATTTTTTAACAAGGTCCTGCTTTCCAAGAGCACTTATCATGATAATACGTGCCTCTTTATCGAATTCAATGATTTTTTCAAGACTGGTTACACCATCCATCTTGGGCATGGTTATATCCATGGTAACAAGATCTACATTCGGGTAGAGCTCTTTATATTTCTCGAGACCTTCCTGCCCGTCCTTTGCTGTTCCGACTACATCGAAACCTTCGGAGGTAAGGATCTGGCTTATCTGTTTAGTAACGAACATGGAATCATCTACAACTAAAACCCGGTAGGCGTTACCTTCAGGATTCAGGCCTTCGGCTTTCCGTTCATTTATATTTGGGAAGTCCATTTTGGTTTTCATTGTATTCCCCTCCTTTTACGCCCGTTCACGGACGGCAACATTGATTTCAATTTTCCCCTGTTCCAGGTTAATCGGGACAATCAAAGCCTCTACCTCTGTATCGGTAACTTCCATATTGTCACCAGTAAAGATCGCAGGAGGTGTCAGATCGAACTTGAACCCAAGATCATGCAATTTTGTTACGGCTTGGGCAGTTATCATATTCGCAAGTTCGGTAATAGTAGCTTTTCCAAGATCATCCAATTCGCTTAACTCTTCGCCGTTCATCGCAGAAGCGATTGCAATGGCAGTAGGCCTGCTCATGTCAAAAAGGACCCGTCCCTCTACATCTCCGGCAAGTCCTACAATTGCGGCAACACCAAGCACCGGCTGAGACGCAGACTTCAGATATAGGTCGCCTCTGGTTATTTCCGCGTTTAATACCTCACGAAGAATATTGAATGCAGATTCAACAAAGGGATTGATATATTCAACTCTCATACATACTCTCCTTGGCCGCACAGCTGTTGTCAAAGCCCGGCACAATATTATCCATTTTTCTTTCTGTACGCAACTAGTCCTGAAGCTTCAACAAGCTCCCAGTCAGGATCATCGATCCGCTCATTCGCTCCGAGGAACAGTAGTCCTCCGGGTTTCAATTTATCTGAGAATTCATTCATTAAGCGGTTTTGGTCATTTTTTGACATAAAAGAAATT from Marispirochaeta sp. carries:
- a CDS encoding tyrosine-type recombinase/integrase, which produces MSEGLQTNKVLQEYARDFYIWEKCGWIERQKAKGKQISEKWAQSRRSHLERYIFPEWSLRKLHRGGGGGGGGGPVEYEKWLIGLSLANGTKNGITYSLNIILKEAKREGLIRYNPLGEVEPLANNYRNRDAFDSKELAILFPRNEEKLISVWGERYAATLFTLMVTSGMRVGETIALQWKHILLNERAVLIKQAVKNDNSIGTTKSREQRGVIVPGVTLRLLKTWKEETLCPAEEDFIFHGLGKE
- a CDS encoding response regulator, which produces MKTKMDFPNINERKAEGLNPEGNAYRVLVVDDSMFVTKQISQILTSEGFDVVGTAKDGQEGLEKYKELYPNVDLVTMDITMPKMDGVTSLEKIIEFDKEARIIMISALGKQDLVKKSLLLGAKNYIVKPLDRKKVLERVLMSLK
- a CDS encoding chemotaxis protein CheX, encoding MRVEYINPFVESAFNILREVLNAEITRGDLYLKSASQPVLGVAAIVGLAGDVEGRVLFDMSRPTAIAIASAMNGEELSELDDLGKATITELANMITAQAVTKLHDLGFKFDLTPPAIFTGDNMEVTDTEVEALIVPINLEQGKIEINVAVRERA
- a CDS encoding RHS repeat-associated core domain-containing protein, which produces MANPNCGSVFEENHESNSRTRWYDPELGRFISEDPIQDGVNWYVYVSNNPLKFVDPTGLDYIYLNDNNGANWQGHAAVIVGNDDIGYTYYSKDGKHPEDPTSRTARGNHRVVIKRGELGDFLKSEEIAGRYEKIIRIETTQDQDEAMKKIAEEDWDTEYDFSTNNCGDLAKNVGIAGGLLNKWDGTVYGVTRPNTLKKRVQEAAFISSLKHTLRRFWDKVTGHQDSLPDTSNNDNPQPSKESDSDDRKTNDSDKKQKDTSNKSQESESGSIICTELYRQGLMAEEIYRADELFGRMVETNFPLVKEGYLIIARPIVNAMRKSASFTVMVNKFAKPWSRQMAYMIGASDEQNLAGAVIMILGVPLCFVIGFLYKYAILLEIMILIFLFRRTAKGIVWNLHGIK
- a CDS encoding transposase is translated as MRKSYNTAFKSKVALEAIKEQETIQQIALKYDVHPNQVSQWKKQLPDNLPATFERPNKKREEERRLEQERDQLLRTVGELTVVNEFLKKNTASITGKIRND